A DNA window from Phoenix dactylifera cultivar Barhee BC4 chromosome 13, palm_55x_up_171113_PBpolish2nd_filt_p, whole genome shotgun sequence contains the following coding sequences:
- the LOC120112869 gene encoding uncharacterized protein LOC120112869, translated as MGFTSKVTAAFKLHPGFFLIHSAFKPRLILWSRLRLIRAGGTCHISQQTCKHEASFLLFYKILPISPAASSIIFRLLGNWFKITSTQQLGVPLQKMSRQLHTKCVPPSICRVSTLTSMDIFSLILRLFAVPGCYQTVIRTEILGCQHGYFDVFWQVLSPFSLIEDGIIRTVSGETPIKFIGADSHKPSLPMSNLM; from the exons ATGGGCTTCACCTCAAAAGTTACTGCTGCTTTCAAACTGCACCCAGGGTTCTTTCTGATTCATTCAGCATTCAAGCCACGTTTGATACTTTGGAGCAGGCTACGTTTGATCCGGGCTGGTGGAACCTGCCATATTTCTCAGCAAACATGCAAACATGAAGCATCTTTCCTGCTGTTTTATAAGATTTTGCCGATTTCACCAGCTGCGAGTTCCATTATATTCCGTTTGCTTGGAAATTGGTTCAAAATTACTAGTACACAACAGTTGGGAGttccattgcagaaaatgtCGAGGCAGTTGCACACAAAATGTGTTCCACCAAGTATTTGTAGGGTATCCACATTAACATCAATGGATATCTTTTCATTGATACTTCGGCTTTTTGCAGTGCCTGGGTGTTACCAAACAGTGATCAGAAC CGAGATATTGGGGTGCCAGCACGGTTATTTTGATGTTTTCTGGCAAGTACTTTCACCTTTTTCATTGATAGAAGATGGAATCATCAGGACCGTCTCTGGAGAGACCCCCATCAAATTTATTGGTGCTGATTCACACAAACCTTCTTTGCCAATGTCTAATCTGATGTAA